A genomic stretch from Desulfolutivibrio sulfodismutans DSM 3696 includes:
- the gatA gene encoding Asp-tRNA(Asn)/Glu-tRNA(Gln) amidotransferase subunit GatA → MSHDLCSLSLTAVRDLLRSGEITATAAVTACLARIEATEPKLHAVLHLAGEAALAEAARLDAAGPDPDKRLWGVPVLVKDAICTKGLPTTCGSKILENFVPFYDATAVAGLKAAGAVILGKANMDEFAMGSSTENSAYQTTANPWDATKVPGGSSGGSAAAVSSGQCFGALGTDTGGSIRQPASFCGIVGIKPTYGRVSRYGLVAYGSSLDQIGPMTRSVEDCAAMLTAIAGHDAKDSTSAPRDVPDYEADLAAWAKQGDLKGVRLGLPDEYWGQGVDAEVLDCCRAAVDAARGLGAEVVRVSLPHTPYAVATYYIVAMAEASSNLARFDGVRYGFRDAAATDLAGLYELSRAKGFGPEVQRRIVIGTYVLSAGYYDAYYRKAAQVRRLIRQDFLDAFASCDVIVGPTSPFTAFGIAEKTEDPLQMYLSDIFTISLNLAGLPGMSIPVGLGAQSGMPVGLQLFGPAFDETRLLCTAKAVMDAVRPPMAPAGV, encoded by the coding sequence ATGAGTCACGATCTGTGTTCCCTGTCTTTGACCGCCGTGCGCGACCTACTGCGCAGCGGCGAGATCACGGCGACGGCCGCCGTCACGGCCTGCCTGGCCCGCATTGAGGCCACGGAGCCCAAGCTCCATGCCGTGCTGCACCTGGCCGGCGAGGCCGCCCTGGCCGAGGCCGCCCGCCTGGACGCGGCGGGCCCGGACCCGGACAAACGCCTGTGGGGCGTTCCGGTCCTGGTCAAGGACGCCATCTGCACCAAGGGCCTGCCCACCACCTGCGGCTCGAAGATCCTGGAAAATTTCGTTCCCTTCTACGACGCCACGGCCGTGGCCGGGCTCAAGGCGGCGGGCGCGGTGATCCTTGGCAAGGCCAACATGGACGAGTTCGCCATGGGCTCGTCCACGGAGAATTCCGCCTACCAGACCACGGCCAACCCCTGGGACGCCACCAAGGTTCCCGGCGGCTCCAGCGGCGGTTCCGCCGCCGCCGTCAGTTCCGGCCAGTGCTTTGGGGCGCTGGGCACGGACACGGGTGGCTCCATCCGCCAGCCCGCATCCTTTTGCGGCATTGTCGGCATAAAGCCCACCTACGGCCGGGTGTCGCGCTACGGACTGGTGGCCTACGGCTCCAGCCTGGACCAGATCGGCCCCATGACCCGCAGCGTGGAAGACTGCGCGGCCATGCTCACGGCCATCGCCGGGCATGACGCCAAAGATTCCACCAGCGCCCCCCGGGATGTGCCGGACTACGAGGCGGACCTAGCCGCCTGGGCGAAACAGGGCGACCTCAAAGGGGTGCGCCTGGGGCTTCCCGACGAATACTGGGGGCAAGGCGTGGACGCCGAGGTTTTGGACTGCTGCCGGGCGGCCGTGGATGCGGCCAGGGGGCTTGGGGCCGAGGTGGTGCGGGTGTCCCTGCCGCATACCCCGTACGCCGTGGCCACCTATTATATCGTGGCCATGGCTGAGGCCAGCTCCAACCTGGCCCGGTTCGACGGGGTGCGCTACGGATTTCGCGACGCCGCAGCCACGGATCTGGCCGGGCTCTACGAACTGTCCCGGGCCAAGGGGTTCGGTCCCGAGGTGCAGCGGCGCATCGTCATCGGCACGTATGTGCTCTCGGCCGGATACTACGACGCCTATTACCGCAAGGCGGCCCAGGTCAGACGCCTCATCCGCCAGGATTTCCTCGACGCCTTCGCCTCCTGCGACGTGATTGTCGGCCCGACCTCGCCGTTTACGGCCTTTGGCATCGCCGAGAAGACCGAAGATCCCTTGCAGATGTATTTGAGCGACATCTTCACCATCTCGCTCAATCTGGCGGGCCTGCCGGGCATGTCCATCCCTGTGGGGCTTGGGGCTCAAAGCGGGATGCCGGTGGGGCTCCAGCTTTTCGGCCCGGCCTTCGACGAGACGCGCCTTCTGTGCACGGCCAAGGCCGTGATGGATGCGGTCAGGCCGCCCATGGCCCCGGCGGGGGTGTAA
- a CDS encoding tRNA-specific 2-thiouridylase — MPIAVAVSGGTDSLMALALLREAGHAVMAVHARFLPRRNDGLPDDSDRAAQGLAALCDRLGLPFFDLDVRADFEAAVIAPFVAAFASGHTPNPCSQCNPRLKFGVLAERARSLGARRLATGHYARLEVSAEGGVRLFPAADHTRDQSYFLALVPPHDLARTVFPLSGRLKSHLAAELAARGLTPPLPRESREVCFIPGDDYRAFLLSRHVALSGPGPILLADGREVGRHAGLWRHTVGQRRGLGVSFREPLYVLARDVARNALVVGVRAELDATGCQARDVNFLADAAVWPEQLLVQTCYRQRPRPARVTVVRGPDGDVLDVSFAAPAPRPAPGQTLVVRDAAGMVLAGAVLM, encoded by the coding sequence ATGCCCATCGCCGTGGCCGTAAGCGGCGGAACCGACAGCCTCATGGCCCTGGCCCTGCTTCGTGAGGCGGGACACGCGGTCATGGCCGTGCATGCCCGGTTTCTGCCGCGCCGGAACGACGGCCTCCCCGACGACTCGGATCGCGCCGCCCAGGGCCTGGCCGCCCTGTGCGACCGTCTGGGGCTGCCTTTTTTCGATCTTGATGTGCGCGCCGACTTCGAGGCCGCCGTCATCGCCCCCTTTGTGGCGGCGTTCGCCTCAGGCCACACCCCCAATCCGTGCAGCCAGTGCAACCCGCGCCTGAAATTTGGCGTGTTGGCCGAACGTGCCCGCAGCCTTGGCGCGAGGCGTCTGGCCACAGGCCACTACGCCCGTCTTGAAGTCTCCGCTGAAGGCGGGGTCCGTTTGTTTCCGGCCGCAGACCACACCCGCGACCAGAGCTATTTCCTGGCCCTGGTCCCGCCGCATGATCTGGCCCGGACGGTTTTTCCCCTGTCCGGGCGCCTCAAGAGCCATCTGGCCGCCGAACTGGCCGCGCGCGGCCTTACGCCGCCTTTGCCGCGCGAGAGCCGGGAGGTGTGTTTCATCCCTGGCGACGACTACCGGGCCTTTCTGCTTTCCCGCCACGTCGCGCTTTCCGGGCCGGGGCCGATCCTTCTGGCCGACGGACGGGAGGTGGGCCGACATGCGGGCCTGTGGCGGCATACCGTGGGGCAGCGGCGGGGCCTTGGCGTCTCCTTCCGCGAGCCTCTGTACGTCCTGGCCCGGGATGTGGCGAGAAACGCCCTGGTGGTCGGCGTCCGGGCCGAACTCGACGCCACGGGCTGCCAGGCCCGAGATGTCAATTTTCTGGCTGACGCGGCGGTCTGGCCCGAACAGCTTCTGGTGCAGACCTGTTACCGGCAGCGGCCTCGCCCGGCCAGGGTCACGGTCGTCCGGGGCCCGGATGGGGACGTTCTGGACGTGTCCTTCGCCGCCCCCGCGCCGCGCCCGGCGCCTGGGCAGACCCTGGTGGTGCGCGATGCTGCGGGCATGGTCCTGGCCGGGGCCGTCCTCATGTGA
- a CDS encoding RrF2 family transcriptional regulator, translating into MQLTTRSRYGLRMLLDIAINGGSGPVRIQDIAQRRKISVKYLEQLIRELKKGGFIHSKRGPKGGHVLALPPGEIKIGDVVRILEGHPALTECVSDETVCPISSDCVARRIWERATQSVFRELDSISLADMLGQARQCAVTGFPCC; encoded by the coding sequence ATGCAACTAACCACACGGAGCCGCTACGGACTGCGCATGCTGCTCGACATTGCCATCAACGGCGGCAGCGGCCCCGTCCGCATCCAGGACATCGCCCAGCGACGCAAGATTTCCGTCAAGTATCTGGAACAGCTTATCCGGGAGCTCAAAAAGGGCGGGTTCATCCACAGCAAGCGCGGACCCAAGGGGGGCCATGTCCTGGCCCTGCCGCCCGGTGAGATCAAGATCGGCGATGTGGTGCGCATCCTGGAGGGACACCCGGCGCTCACGGAATGCGTCAGCGACGAGACGGTCTGTCCCATCTCTTCGGATTGCGTGGCCCGGCGTATCTGGGAGCGGGCCACGCAGTCGGTCTTCCGTGAACTCGACTCCATCTCCCTGGCCGACATGCTGGGTCAGGCCAGACAGTGCGCGGTGACGGGATTTCCCTGTTGTTGA
- the gpmA gene encoding 2,3-diphosphoglycerate-dependent phosphoglycerate mutase, whose product MHTLVLVRHGQSEWNLENRFTGWTDVGLTPQGEAEAASAAELLLAGGYDFDACLTSVLKRAIKTLDIVLEGMDRMWLPVAKSWRLNERHYGALQGLNKAEMTEKFGEAQVFSWRRSYDVPPPALTPDDPRHPGRDRRYAGLTEAELPLTECLKDTVARVMPYWEGEVAPRIRAGQRLLIAAHGNSIRAMVKYLDGISDADIAGLNIPTGVPLVYELDTELRPVRHFYLGDPEAIARSIQAVADQAKAKK is encoded by the coding sequence ATGCATACGCTGGTGCTGGTGAGGCATGGGCAGAGTGAGTGGAACCTGGAGAACCGGTTCACGGGCTGGACGGACGTGGGCTTGACGCCTCAGGGCGAGGCCGAGGCGGCAAGCGCGGCTGAGCTTTTGCTGGCCGGGGGGTATGATTTCGACGCCTGCCTGACGTCGGTGTTAAAACGCGCGATAAAGACGCTGGACATCGTGCTGGAGGGCATGGACCGCATGTGGCTGCCGGTGGCAAAGTCCTGGCGCTTGAACGAGCGGCATTATGGGGCATTGCAGGGCTTAAACAAGGCCGAGATGACCGAGAAGTTCGGCGAGGCCCAGGTATTTTCCTGGCGGCGCAGCTACGACGTGCCGCCCCCGGCGCTCACGCCGGACGACCCCCGGCATCCGGGCCGGGACCGGAGATATGCGGGCCTGACCGAGGCGGAGCTGCCGCTGACGGAATGCCTGAAGGATACGGTGGCCCGGGTCATGCCCTACTGGGAAGGCGAAGTGGCCCCGCGCATCCGGGCCGGACAGCGGCTCTTGATTGCAGCCCACGGCAACTCCATCCGGGCCATGGTGAAGTACCTGGACGGCATAAGCGACGCGGACATCGCGGGCCTGAACATCCCAACCGGAGTGCCCCTGGTCTACGAACTGGACACGGAACTTCGGCCTGTGCGCCACTTCTACCTGGGCGACCCCGAGGCCATCGCCAGGAGCATCCAGGCCGTGGCCGACCAAGCCAAGGCCAAAAAATAA